From Rhodococcus antarcticus, the proteins below share one genomic window:
- a CDS encoding helix-turn-helix domain-containing protein encodes MELTKGTRITGDTRTELASDLRSKYEKGASIRALAESTGRSYGFVHRVLSESDVPLRGRGGATRGAKKAS; translated from the coding sequence ATGGAACTGACCAAGGGCACCAGGATCACCGGCGACACCCGGACCGAGCTCGCCAGCGACCTCCGCAGCAAGTACGAGAAGGGCGCCAGCATCCGGGCCCTCGCCGAATCCACGGGTCGGTCCTACGGCTTCGTCCACCGCGTCCTGAGCGAGTCCGACGTGCCGCTGCGCGGGCGCGGCGGCGCCACCCGCGGGGCCAAGAAGGCCTCCTGA
- a CDS encoding ABC transporter ATP-binding protein, whose translation MLANEPRQKIGRETVRRVWDFASPHRRSLTALLVVTVASAVIAVLTPLLAGRVIDAVINRSGLRTVVVVALVIAGLSVIDAGLSLAERWQASRIGEGLILDLRRAVFTHVQRMPVAFFTRTRTGALVSRLNNDVIGAQRAFTSTLSGLVTNVIQLVLTAVVMATLSWQVTILSLVLLPVFVIPARRVGSRMADLQREASGLNAGMVTQMTERFSAPGATLVKLFGRPDVEEREFSARAARVRDIGVRTAMATRVFLTALTLVSALAQALVYGLGGYLAYTGQIQAGAVVSLALLLTRLYGPLTALASARVDVMTALVSFERVFEVLDLAPTITEKPDAVDVPAGPLSVELRDVRFSYPSASSVSLASLEEVSVLDTRGGEEVLHGISLVAQPGQLVALVGSSGAGKSTLASLLARLYDVDSGAVLLGGVDVRDVGFDSLRSAVGVVTQDGHLFHDTLEANLRYADPDATDEQLWSALRRARLEPLVRSLPDGMATLVGERGYRLSGGERQRLTIARLLLAQPRVVVLDEATAHLDSESEHAVQEALTAALEGRTAIVIAHRLTTIRDADVICVVEDGRIVERGDHDELLAARGRYAELYEGVFETTG comes from the coding sequence ATGCTCGCCAACGAGCCGCGCCAGAAGATCGGTCGGGAGACGGTGCGCCGGGTCTGGGACTTCGCCAGCCCGCACCGCCGCTCGCTGACCGCGCTGCTCGTCGTGACCGTCGCCTCGGCGGTCATCGCGGTGCTCACCCCCCTGCTGGCCGGCCGCGTCATCGACGCCGTCATCAACCGCAGCGGGCTGCGCACCGTCGTCGTCGTCGCACTCGTCATCGCCGGTCTCTCCGTCATCGACGCCGGGCTCTCGCTGGCCGAGAGGTGGCAGGCCTCCCGGATCGGTGAGGGGCTCATCCTCGACCTGCGCCGCGCGGTGTTCACCCACGTGCAGCGGATGCCCGTCGCCTTCTTCACCCGCACCCGCACCGGAGCGCTGGTCTCGCGGCTGAACAACGACGTCATCGGTGCCCAGCGCGCCTTCACGTCCACGCTGTCCGGGCTGGTCACCAACGTCATCCAGCTGGTGCTCACGGCTGTCGTCATGGCCACCCTGTCCTGGCAGGTCACGATCCTCTCGCTCGTGCTGCTCCCCGTCTTCGTCATCCCGGCCCGCCGCGTCGGGTCCCGGATGGCCGACCTGCAGCGCGAGGCGTCCGGGCTCAACGCCGGCATGGTCACGCAGATGACGGAGCGGTTCTCCGCCCCGGGCGCCACCCTGGTGAAGCTGTTCGGGCGGCCCGACGTCGAGGAGCGCGAGTTCTCCGCCCGAGCCGCCCGCGTGCGCGACATCGGGGTGCGGACCGCCATGGCCACCCGGGTCTTCCTCACCGCCCTCACGCTGGTCTCGGCGCTGGCCCAGGCCCTGGTCTACGGGCTCGGCGGCTACCTCGCCTACACCGGGCAGATCCAGGCCGGTGCCGTGGTCAGCCTGGCGCTGCTGCTCACCCGGCTCTACGGCCCGCTCACCGCGCTGGCCAGCGCGCGGGTGGACGTCATGACGGCGCTGGTGAGCTTCGAGCGCGTGTTCGAGGTGCTCGACCTGGCGCCCACCATCACCGAGAAGCCAGACGCCGTCGACGTGCCGGCCGGCCCGCTCTCGGTCGAGCTGCGCGACGTGCGCTTCTCCTACCCGTCGGCCTCCTCGGTCTCGCTCGCCTCGCTGGAGGAGGTCAGCGTGCTGGACACCCGTGGCGGCGAGGAGGTGCTGCACGGCATCTCCCTGGTGGCGCAGCCCGGCCAGCTCGTGGCGCTGGTGGGCTCGTCGGGGGCGGGCAAGTCGACGCTCGCCTCGCTGCTGGCCCGGCTGTACGACGTCGACTCCGGGGCCGTGCTGCTCGGCGGGGTGGACGTGCGTGACGTCGGGTTCGACTCGCTGCGCTCCGCCGTTGGCGTGGTCACCCAGGACGGGCACCTGTTCCACGACACCCTGGAGGCCAACCTCCGCTACGCCGACCCGGACGCCACCGACGAGCAGCTGTGGAGCGCGCTGCGCCGGGCGCGGCTGGAGCCCCTGGTCCGCTCGTTGCCCGACGGCATGGCGACGCTGGTCGGTGAGCGCGGCTACCGGCTCTCCGGCGGGGAGCGCCAGCGGCTCACCATCGCCCGGCTGCTGCTCGCCCAGCCCCGGGTGGTGGTGCTCGACGAGGCCACGGCGCACCTGGACTCCGAGTCCGAGCACGCCGTGCAGGAGGCGCTGACGGCCGCCCTGGAGGGGCGCACGGCCATCGTCATCGCCCACCGCCTCACCACGATCCGCGACGCGGACGTCATCTGCGTCGTCGAGGACGGGCGCATCGTCGAGCGCGGTGACCACGACGAGCTGCTGGCGGCGCGCGGCCGGTACGCCGAGCTGTACGAGGGCGTGTTCGAGACGACGGGCTAG
- a CDS encoding TetR/AcrR family transcriptional regulator, which yields MPKVSQDHLDARRRQILDGARVCFARNGYEGATVRRMEEATGLSRGAIFHHFRDKDGLFLALALEEAQRMADVVAEQGLVQVMRDLLAHPEQHDWLGTRLEVSRRLRTDAEFRAGWAQRSAELTAATLARLARQREAGKLRDDVDPAVLAAYLELVLDGLVAHLAMGLPTAHLSPVLDLVEDSVRRRSQPAGS from the coding sequence GTGCCGAAGGTCAGCCAGGACCACCTCGACGCCCGTCGCCGCCAGATCCTCGACGGCGCCCGGGTGTGCTTCGCGCGCAACGGGTACGAGGGCGCCACCGTGCGGCGGATGGAGGAGGCCACCGGTCTCTCCCGCGGCGCGATCTTCCACCACTTCCGCGACAAGGACGGCCTGTTCCTGGCCCTCGCGCTGGAGGAGGCGCAGCGGATGGCCGACGTGGTCGCCGAGCAGGGGCTGGTCCAGGTGATGCGTGACCTGCTGGCCCACCCCGAGCAGCACGACTGGCTCGGCACCCGCCTGGAGGTCTCCCGCCGGCTGCGCACCGACGCCGAGTTCCGGGCGGGCTGGGCGCAGCGCTCGGCCGAGCTCACCGCCGCGACGCTCGCCCGGCTCGCCCGCCAGCGCGAGGCCGGCAAGCTGCGCGACGACGTCGACCCCGCCGTGCTGGCCGCCTATCTCGAGCTGGTCCTCGACGGCCTCGTCGCGCACCTCGCGATGGGGTTGCCCACCGCGCACCTCTCCCCCGTGCTGGACCTCGTCGAGGACAGCGTGCGACGGCGCTCCCAGCCCGCCGGCTCCTAG
- the egtA gene encoding ergothioneine biosynthesis glutamate--cysteine ligase EgtA produces MTCFKLGPPSLIGAELEFLVAHREDPSVRPSLGELAEALGEHSPHSISPLSPALPLPGGSAVTVEPGGQVELSSSPYPDAASLCSALVADVEVLGDRLAGRNLRPVTASADPRREPRRLLELPRYDAMEAFFDQVGPYGRLMMTNTAATQVAVDAGRAGGEVRARWALLHEAGPALVAAFACSPVLRGAPAGAWASQRMRTWLELDPRRTRGPGLGGGDPAAEYARWALDVPLLCVRSDGDSWSAPDGATFADWVDGRLDAVLPARPGVDDLELHLSTLFPPVRACGHLEVRYLDAQPDGQWRVPVAVLEALLSTPTVLDRARAIVAPTVGRWRDAARLGLADDPLRTAGAAVLALAADHTADPALAALVQHAAARTAEGAAPRGETR; encoded by the coding sequence ATGACGTGCTTCAAGCTCGGCCCACCGAGCCTCATCGGCGCCGAGCTCGAGTTCCTCGTCGCGCACCGCGAGGACCCGTCGGTCCGCCCCTCGCTGGGCGAGCTGGCGGAGGCCCTCGGTGAGCACTCCCCGCACAGCATCTCCCCGCTCTCGCCCGCCCTCCCGCTGCCCGGTGGCAGCGCCGTGACGGTGGAGCCCGGTGGACAGGTCGAGCTCTCCAGCTCCCCGTACCCCGACGCCGCCAGCCTCTGCTCCGCCCTCGTCGCCGACGTCGAGGTGCTCGGTGACCGGCTCGCCGGGCGCAACCTCCGTCCCGTGACCGCCTCGGCGGACCCCCGGCGCGAGCCCCGGCGCCTGCTCGAGCTGCCGCGCTACGACGCGATGGAGGCGTTCTTCGACCAGGTCGGCCCGTACGGGCGGCTGATGATGACCAACACCGCCGCCACCCAGGTCGCCGTCGACGCCGGGCGCGCGGGCGGCGAGGTCCGGGCGCGGTGGGCGCTGCTGCACGAGGCAGGTCCGGCGCTGGTGGCCGCGTTCGCCTGCTCACCGGTGCTGCGCGGCGCCCCCGCCGGGGCGTGGGCGTCGCAGCGGATGCGCACCTGGCTCGAGCTCGACCCGCGGCGAACCCGAGGTCCTGGTCTCGGCGGCGGGGACCCGGCTGCCGAGTACGCGCGCTGGGCGCTCGACGTGCCGCTGCTGTGCGTCCGCTCGGACGGGGACTCCTGGAGCGCCCCGGACGGAGCCACCTTCGCCGACTGGGTCGACGGTCGGCTCGATGCGGTGCTGCCGGCCCGCCCCGGCGTGGACGACCTCGAGCTCCACCTGAGCACCCTGTTCCCGCCCGTGCGGGCCTGCGGCCACCTCGAGGTGCGCTACCTCGACGCCCAGCCGGACGGGCAGTGGCGGGTGCCGGTCGCGGTGCTCGAGGCGCTGCTGTCCACTCCCACGGTCCTCGACCGCGCCCGCGCCATCGTGGCGCCGACCGTCGGGCGGTGGCGCGACGCCGCGCGCCTCGGGCTCGCCGACGACCCGCTGCGCACCGCCGGCGCCGCCGTCCTGGCCCTGGCCGCCGACCACACCGCCGACCCCGCGCTGGCCGCGCTGGTGCAGCACGCCGCAGCCCGCACCGCCGAGGGAGCCGCTCCGCGGGGGGAGACCCGATGA
- the egtB gene encoding ergothioneine biosynthesis protein EgtB — translation MTTASGGMTTEQLREHVATTLTRGRERTAALIEVEPDELTAQHSTLMSPLVWDYAHIGNQEELWLVRDVGGRDPVRQDIDQMYDAFLNTRASRVALPLLDPTEARDYVRTVRDKVFEVLERSPLAGRRLEEGGFAFGMVAQHEQQHAETMLATHQLRAGAAVLHAPRPPAAVVRLAPEVVVPAGEFVMGTSTEPWALDNERPAHTRNVDGFAIDTAPVTNGRWLQFLLDGGYDRPELWTTVGWAHRVQAGLTAPEFWQLDGDAWSRRAFGVLEPLVDDEPVVHVCFHEAQAYARWAGRRLPTEVEWEKAARHDPATGRSRRWPWGDEDPTAEHANLGQRHLRPAPVGAYPAGASALGVHQLAGDVWEWCDSGFTPHPGFEVFPYEEYSKVFFGGDYAVLRGGSFGTDEVAARGTFRNWDHPVRRQIFTGLRTARDLTAAERG, via the coding sequence ATGACGACCGCATCCGGCGGGATGACCACGGAGCAGCTGCGCGAGCACGTCGCGACCACCCTGACCCGGGGACGCGAGCGCACCGCCGCGCTGATCGAGGTCGAGCCCGACGAGCTCACCGCACAGCACTCCACGCTGATGAGCCCGCTGGTGTGGGACTACGCGCACATCGGCAACCAGGAGGAGCTGTGGCTCGTCCGCGACGTGGGCGGCCGCGACCCCGTGCGCCAGGACATCGACCAGATGTACGACGCCTTCCTGAACACCCGCGCCAGCCGGGTCGCCCTGCCGCTGCTCGACCCGACCGAGGCCCGTGACTACGTGCGGACGGTGCGGGACAAGGTGTTCGAGGTGCTCGAGCGCAGCCCGCTGGCCGGGCGGCGGCTCGAGGAGGGTGGGTTCGCCTTCGGCATGGTGGCCCAGCACGAGCAGCAGCACGCCGAGACCATGCTCGCCACCCACCAGCTCCGTGCGGGCGCCGCCGTGCTGCACGCACCGCGTCCACCCGCCGCAGTTGTCCGCCTCGCGCCCGAGGTGGTGGTCCCCGCCGGCGAGTTCGTGATGGGCACCTCCACGGAGCCGTGGGCGCTGGACAACGAGCGGCCCGCGCACACCCGGAACGTCGACGGGTTCGCGATCGACACCGCCCCGGTCACCAACGGCCGCTGGCTGCAGTTCCTTCTCGACGGCGGGTACGACCGCCCCGAGCTGTGGACCACCGTCGGGTGGGCGCACCGGGTGCAGGCGGGGCTCACGGCGCCGGAGTTCTGGCAGCTCGACGGTGACGCGTGGTCGCGTCGTGCGTTCGGGGTGCTCGAGCCGCTGGTGGACGACGAGCCCGTGGTGCACGTCTGCTTCCACGAGGCGCAGGCCTACGCCCGCTGGGCCGGGCGACGGCTGCCCACCGAGGTGGAGTGGGAGAAGGCCGCGCGCCACGACCCCGCCACCGGGCGCTCGCGCCGCTGGCCGTGGGGCGACGAGGATCCGACGGCGGAGCACGCCAACCTCGGCCAGCGGCACCTGCGCCCGGCACCCGTGGGTGCCTACCCGGCCGGGGCGTCCGCCCTGGGCGTGCACCAGCTCGCCGGGGACGTGTGGGAGTGGTGCGACTCCGGGTTCACCCCGCACCCGGGGTTCGAGGTGTTCCCCTACGAAGAGTACTCCAAGGTGTTCTTCGGTGGCGACTACGCGGTGCTGCGCGGCGGCTCGTTCGGCACCGACGAGGTGGCCGCGCGGGGAACGTTCCGCAACTGGGACCACCCGGTGCGCCGGCAGATCTTCACCGGACTCCGCACGGCGCGCGACCTCACCGCGGCAGAGCGGGGCTGA
- the egtC gene encoding ergothioneine biosynthesis protein EgtC translates to MCRHLAYLGPPCSVGELLARGPHSLQSQGWAPRDMRGGGTVNADGYGAAWWVDGAPVRYRTARPVWNDEAGAAVLGSARSGAVLAAVRSATVGMPVVHTANAPFTDGRWAFSHNGTVRGWPGSLARLAAELPITDVLTLDAPTDSALLWATVRARLDSDDPADVLAELVRSVGASAPESRLNLLLTDGEQVVATTWYHSLSVLVTEDAVLVASEPHDDDPAWRPVPDHSLVTARPGHVAVTPLDP, encoded by the coding sequence GTGTGCCGTCACCTGGCGTACCTCGGTCCACCGTGCTCGGTGGGCGAGCTGCTGGCCCGCGGGCCGCACTCCCTGCAGTCGCAGGGCTGGGCACCCCGGGACATGCGCGGCGGCGGAACCGTCAACGCCGACGGCTACGGCGCCGCGTGGTGGGTGGACGGCGCGCCCGTGCGCTACCGGACGGCGCGCCCGGTCTGGAACGACGAGGCCGGGGCTGCCGTGCTGGGCTCGGCCCGCTCGGGCGCCGTGCTGGCGGCGGTGCGCTCGGCGACGGTCGGCATGCCCGTGGTGCACACCGCCAACGCGCCGTTCACCGACGGCCGCTGGGCGTTCAGCCACAACGGCACGGTGCGCGGCTGGCCCGGCTCGCTGGCCCGGCTGGCGGCCGAGCTACCCATCACCGACGTGCTGACCCTCGACGCGCCCACCGACTCCGCGCTGCTGTGGGCGACGGTCAGGGCCAGGCTGGACTCCGACGACCCGGCGGACGTGCTCGCCGAGCTGGTGCGTTCGGTGGGGGCCTCCGCGCCGGAGTCCCGGCTCAACCTGCTCCTCACCGACGGCGAGCAGGTCGTGGCCACCACCTGGTACCACTCGCTGTCCGTGCTCGTCACCGAGGACGCGGTGCTGGTGGCGTCCGAGCCGCACGACGACGACCCGGCCTGGCGACCGGTGCCCGACCACAGCCTGGTGACCGCCCGACCCGGACACGTCGCCGTCACGCCGCTCGACCCCTGA
- the egtD gene encoding L-histidine N(alpha)-methyltransferase → MTAPTLDVHLSPDDAGVALREDARDGLTATDKWLAPKWFYDARGSDLFEDITRLPEYYPTRTEKALLQAHAGDIARASGADTLVELGSGSSEKTRLLLDALRDGGTLRRYVPQDVSQSALEAAAREVAREYPEIQVHGVVGDFTRHLGELPGGDHRLLAFLGGTLGNLIPAERADFLASVRATLVAGEHLLLGVGLVIDPAVLVPAYDDAAGVTAEFNRNVLHVLNRELGADFEPEAFEHVARWNAEDEWIEMRLRASRAMHVRLDSLDLEVDLAEGEEIRTEVSAKFRLDGISAELERAGLELTSHWTDADDRFALLLATAV, encoded by the coding sequence ATGACCGCACCGACGCTGGACGTCCACCTCTCACCCGATGACGCCGGGGTGGCGCTGCGCGAGGACGCGCGCGACGGCCTCACCGCGACCGACAAGTGGCTGGCACCCAAGTGGTTCTACGACGCCCGGGGCAGCGACCTGTTCGAGGACATCACGCGGCTGCCCGAGTACTACCCCACCCGCACCGAGAAGGCGCTGCTGCAGGCCCACGCGGGCGACATCGCCCGGGCCTCCGGGGCGGACACGCTGGTCGAGCTCGGCTCCGGGTCGTCGGAGAAGACGCGGCTGCTGCTGGACGCCCTGCGCGACGGGGGGACCCTGCGGCGGTACGTGCCGCAGGACGTCTCGCAGTCCGCGCTCGAGGCGGCGGCCCGCGAGGTCGCGCGGGAGTACCCGGAGATCCAGGTGCACGGCGTGGTCGGGGACTTCACCCGCCACCTCGGCGAGCTGCCGGGTGGCGACCACCGGCTGCTCGCGTTCCTCGGCGGCACGCTGGGCAACCTCATCCCCGCCGAGCGGGCCGACTTCCTGGCCAGCGTCCGCGCGACGCTGGTGGCGGGCGAGCACCTGCTGCTGGGGGTGGGGCTGGTGATCGACCCGGCCGTGCTCGTGCCTGCCTACGACGACGCGGCGGGGGTGACGGCGGAGTTCAACCGCAACGTGCTGCACGTGCTCAACCGCGAGCTGGGGGCGGACTTCGAGCCGGAGGCCTTCGAGCACGTGGCCCGGTGGAACGCCGAGGACGAGTGGATCGAGATGCGGCTGCGCGCGAGCCGAGCCATGCACGTGCGCCTGGACTCCCTCGACCTGGAGGTGGACCTGGCCGAGGGCGAGGAGATCCGCACCGAGGTGTCGGCGAAGTTCCGGCTCGACGGGATCTCGGCGGAGCTGGAGCGGGCCGGGCTCGAGCTCACCTCGCACTGGACCGACGCCGACGACCGCTTCGCCCTGCTCCTGGCCACGGCCGTCTGA
- a CDS encoding aconitate hydratase: MTSKDSFGARGTLEVGDASYEVFRLSAVPGAEKLPYSLKVLTENLLRNEDGANTTADHVRALASWDPEAEPDTEIQFTPARVIMQDFTGVPCIVDLATMREAISDLGGDPEKVNPLAPAELVIDHSVIADVAGSPDAFERNVELEYQRNGERYQFLRWGQSAFDDFKVVPPGTGIVHQVNIEHLARTVMVRDSGEGHQQAYPDTCVGTDSHTTMVNGLGVLGWGVGGIEAEAAMLGQPVSMLIPRVVGFKLTGEIPAGVTATDVVLTITQQLRRHGVVGKFVEFYGAGVASVPLANRATIGNMSPEFGSTAAMFPIDEETTRYLRLTGRSESSVALVEAYAKEQGLWHDPEREATYSEYLELDLSTVVPSIAGPKRPQDRISLSESKESFRGTLVDYVSAPVSAELAGTFPGSDAAGTEIGGAQPAGQAPVESPESRDRAHNRVSVTLSDGTTTELDHGAVVIASITSCTNTSNPSVMLGAALLARNAVDKGLAVKPWVKTSMAPGSQVVTDYYDKAGMWPYLEKLGYHLVGYGCTTCIGNSGPLAEEISAAINENDLSVAAVLSGNRNFEGRINPDVKMNYLASPPLVIAYALAGTMDFDFETEPLGQDTDGKDVFLADIWPSAGEIQATIEDAITQDMFVKDYADVFAGDERWRALPTPDGNTFAWDSESTYVRKPPYFDGMAAEPAPVQDISGARVLALLGDSVTTDHISPAGAIKGGTPAAQYLDEHGVDRKDYNSFGSRRGNHEVMIRGTFANIRLRNQLLEDVAGGYTRDFTVDGAPQAFIYDAAQSYAAQGTPLVVLGGTEYGSGSSRDWAAKGTSLLGVKAVIVQSFERIHRSNLIGMGVVPLQFPAGESASSLGLDGTETFDISGITELNEGRTPKTVHVTATRADGEKVEFEAVVRIDTPGEADYYRNGGILQYVLRNMVSA; this comes from the coding sequence GTGACGAGCAAGGACTCCTTCGGCGCCCGCGGCACCCTGGAGGTCGGTGATGCCTCCTACGAGGTGTTCCGCCTCTCGGCCGTGCCCGGTGCCGAGAAGCTGCCCTACAGCCTGAAGGTGCTCACCGAGAACCTGCTGCGCAACGAGGACGGTGCGAACACCACCGCCGACCACGTGCGCGCCCTGGCGTCCTGGGACCCGGAGGCGGAGCCGGACACCGAGATCCAGTTCACCCCGGCGCGGGTGATCATGCAGGACTTCACCGGTGTGCCGTGCATCGTCGACCTGGCCACCATGCGCGAGGCGATCTCCGACCTCGGTGGCGACCCCGAGAAGGTGAACCCGCTGGCCCCGGCCGAGCTGGTCATCGACCACTCCGTGATCGCCGACGTCGCGGGCAGCCCGGACGCCTTCGAGCGCAACGTCGAGCTGGAGTACCAGCGCAACGGCGAGCGCTACCAGTTCCTGCGCTGGGGCCAGAGCGCGTTCGACGACTTCAAGGTCGTCCCGCCCGGCACCGGCATCGTCCACCAGGTGAACATCGAGCACCTGGCCCGCACGGTCATGGTGCGCGACAGCGGCGAGGGGCACCAGCAGGCCTACCCGGACACCTGCGTCGGCACCGACTCGCACACCACCATGGTCAACGGCCTCGGTGTGCTGGGCTGGGGCGTCGGCGGCATCGAGGCCGAGGCAGCCATGCTCGGCCAGCCCGTCTCCATGCTCATCCCGCGCGTGGTCGGCTTCAAGCTCACCGGTGAGATCCCGGCCGGCGTCACCGCCACCGACGTCGTCCTCACCATCACCCAGCAGCTGCGACGCCACGGCGTCGTCGGCAAGTTCGTCGAGTTCTACGGAGCGGGCGTCGCGAGCGTCCCGCTGGCCAACCGCGCCACCATCGGCAACATGAGCCCCGAGTTCGGCTCCACCGCGGCGATGTTCCCGATCGACGAGGAGACCACCCGCTACCTGCGCCTGACCGGGCGCAGCGAGTCCTCGGTGGCCCTGGTGGAGGCCTACGCCAAGGAGCAGGGCCTCTGGCACGACCCGGAGCGCGAGGCGACGTACTCGGAGTACCTCGAGCTGGACCTCTCCACCGTCGTCCCCTCGATCGCCGGCCCGAAGCGTCCGCAGGACCGCATCTCGCTGAGCGAGAGCAAGGAGAGCTTCCGCGGCACGCTGGTCGACTACGTCAGCGCCCCGGTCTCGGCGGAGCTCGCGGGCACCTTCCCGGGCAGCGACGCCGCCGGGACCGAGATCGGCGGTGCCCAGCCCGCGGGCCAGGCCCCGGTCGAGAGCCCGGAGTCGCGCGACCGCGCCCACAACCGGGTCAGCGTGACCCTCTCCGACGGCACCACCACCGAGCTCGACCACGGTGCGGTCGTCATCGCCTCGATCACCAGCTGCACCAACACGTCGAACCCCTCGGTGATGCTCGGCGCGGCCCTGCTCGCCCGCAACGCCGTCGACAAGGGCCTGGCCGTCAAGCCGTGGGTCAAGACGTCGATGGCACCGGGCTCGCAGGTCGTCACCGACTACTACGACAAGGCCGGCATGTGGCCGTACCTGGAGAAGCTGGGCTACCACCTGGTGGGCTACGGCTGCACCACGTGCATCGGCAACTCCGGGCCGCTGGCCGAGGAGATCTCCGCCGCGATCAACGAGAACGACCTGTCGGTGGCGGCGGTGCTCTCGGGCAACCGCAACTTCGAGGGCCGCATCAACCCGGACGTCAAGATGAACTACCTGGCCTCGCCGCCCCTGGTCATCGCCTACGCCCTGGCCGGGACGATGGACTTCGACTTCGAGACCGAGCCGCTGGGCCAGGACACCGACGGCAAGGACGTGTTCCTCGCCGACATCTGGCCGTCCGCGGGCGAGATCCAGGCGACGATCGAGGACGCCATCACCCAGGACATGTTCGTCAAGGACTACGCCGACGTGTTCGCGGGGGACGAGCGCTGGAGGGCGCTGCCCACCCCGGACGGCAACACCTTCGCCTGGGACAGCGAGTCCACCTACGTCCGCAAGCCCCCCTACTTCGACGGGATGGCCGCGGAGCCCGCTCCGGTGCAGGACATCTCGGGTGCCCGGGTGCTGGCCCTGCTGGGCGACTCGGTCACCACCGACCACATCTCCCCCGCCGGCGCCATCAAGGGTGGCACCCCGGCCGCGCAGTACCTCGACGAGCACGGCGTGGACCGCAAGGACTACAACTCCTTCGGCTCCCGCCGCGGCAACCACGAGGTGATGATCCGCGGGACGTTCGCCAACATCCGGCTGCGCAACCAGCTGCTGGAGGACGTTGCCGGTGGCTACACCCGCGACTTCACGGTCGACGGTGCGCCGCAGGCGTTCATCTACGACGCCGCGCAGAGCTACGCGGCGCAGGGCACCCCGCTGGTGGTGCTCGGCGGCACGGAGTACGGCTCCGGCTCCTCGCGCGACTGGGCGGCCAAGGGCACCTCGCTGCTCGGCGTCAAGGCCGTCATCGTGCAGAGCTTCGAGCGCATCCACCGCTCAAACCTCATCGGGATGGGCGTGGTGCCGCTGCAGTTCCCGGCGGGCGAGAGCGCGTCCTCGCTGGGCCTGGACGGCACGGAGACCTTCGACATCTCCGGGATCACCGAGCTGAACGAGGGCCGGACCCCGAAGACCGTGCACGTCACGGCGACGAGGGCCGACGGCGAGAAGGTCGAGTTCGAGGCGGTCGTGCGCATCGACACCCCGGGCGAGGCGGACTACTACCGCAACGGCGGCATCCTGCAGTACGTCCTGCGGAACATGGTCAGCGCCTGA
- a CDS encoding alpha/beta hydrolase has product MPVDAQLAALLEVLPTTDIGGAVTDVATMRSGMAQAVAQLPVTVQVEDVRDVVADGVAVRVYRPSAGEPLPLVLLVHGGGFVIGSVDTHDGLARRIARDAGAVVVSVEYRLAPEHPFPAAVDDCWAALRWAAAHADELGADPARVAVAGDSAGGNLAAVLTHLARGTSGPDLVFQLLLYPVTSGHHDWPSVRENSDAPVLTRRAMEWFAAQYAADGSVRSAPATAESFTGLPAAFVATAGADPLRDDGEAYAELLRRDGVAVQQVRYEPLVHGFAAFDGIVPACTAAVDECVAALRAALHP; this is encoded by the coding sequence ATGCCTGTCGACGCCCAGCTCGCCGCCCTGCTCGAGGTGCTCCCCACCACCGACATCGGCGGCGCCGTCACCGACGTCGCGACGATGCGGTCGGGGATGGCGCAGGCCGTCGCCCAGCTGCCGGTCACCGTGCAGGTCGAGGACGTGCGCGACGTCGTGGCCGACGGCGTCGCCGTGCGGGTGTACCGCCCGTCCGCCGGGGAGCCGCTGCCGCTGGTGCTGCTGGTCCACGGCGGTGGGTTCGTCATCGGCAGCGTCGACACGCACGACGGGCTGGCCCGGCGGATCGCGCGCGACGCGGGCGCCGTCGTCGTCTCCGTGGAGTACCGGCTCGCCCCGGAGCACCCGTTCCCCGCCGCGGTGGACGACTGCTGGGCGGCGCTGCGCTGGGCCGCCGCCCACGCGGACGAGCTCGGCGCGGACCCGGCCAGGGTGGCTGTGGCCGGCGACAGCGCCGGGGGCAACCTCGCGGCGGTGCTCACCCACCTGGCGCGGGGGACCAGTGGCCCCGACCTGGTGTTCCAGCTGCTGCTCTACCCCGTGACGAGCGGGCACCACGACTGGCCCAGCGTCCGCGAGAACTCCGATGCACCGGTCCTCACGCGGCGGGCGATGGAGTGGTTCGCCGCGCAGTACGCCGCCGACGGCTCGGTCCGCTCGGCTCCGGCGACCGCGGAGAGCTTCACCGGGCTGCCGGCGGCCTTCGTGGCCACCGCGGGTGCTGACCCCCTGCGCGACGACGGCGAGGCCTACGCCGAGCTGCTCCGGCGCGACGGGGTGGCGGTCCAGCAGGTGCGGTACGAGCCGCTGGTGCACGGCTTCGCGGCGTTCGACGGGATCGTGCCGGCCTGCACGGCCGCGGTCGACGAGTGCGTGGCGGCGCTGCGGGCGGCACTGCACCCCTGA